In Aspergillus oryzae RIB40 DNA, chromosome 6, one genomic interval encodes:
- a CDS encoding HET domain-containing protein (predicted protein), whose amino-acid sequence MRERSQVVPKRVIFVGTDHSDQLQLRESAHITQPFDYITLSHCWGKPTDEEMERFRTTPRNYQKRLEGFSYQGLPKAFQDAITVTRELNKQYLWIDALCIIQGDQKDWEEEGARMDKVFASAYCTIASSSASGWHDGFLNRTQNFCQSEGVSSDQKIIDDFCKLVDEGQLHTRAWVLQERALSRRTIYFTAQQTYWECGRGVRCENFTTLRCPTTRLYLLDSRFPERLVLAGYKTAALFLQELITDYSRRDLTFPKKDKVVAFSGIAERIKEVLATEFRYGVFHCFLSRLLLWKRAGMESDQIFYDNDYVPSWSWMRYNGKIDFLTQSALQVPRNESLSFDNSERGINIEVRQLEDCYTRERDGEHIIFSKAKRVEVMKGVEVGILHFDMGSTAEVESRNCVVIAMSQDDDKDDPNKEYYILAVQRTSGEEEYERLGVGRVRACYVSKGSTSGKLL is encoded by the exons ATGCGGGAAAGGTCTCAGGTCGTGCCAAAGCGCGTTATTTTCGTTGGAACAGATCATTCAGATCAGCTGCAACTCCGGGAGTCCGCACACATAACACAGCCATTTGACTATATCACGCTATCGCACTGTTGGGGCAAGCCGACcgatgaggagatggagcgATTCCGTACCACGCCTCGAAACTACCAGAAACGACTAGAGGGGTTCAGCTATCAGGGCCTTCCAAAAGCTTTCCAGGACGCTATTACAGTGACCCGAGAATTGAACAAGCAGTATCTTTGGATTGATGCTCTCTGCATCATTCAAGGTGACCAGAAAGactgggaggaggaaggtgcAAGGATGGACAAAGTATTTGCCTCTGCATACTGCACGATCGCGTCAAGTTCAGCATCCGGTTGGCATGATGGCTTCCTCAATCGCACTCAGAATTTCTGTCAATCAGAGGGAGTCAGCTCCGATCAAAAGATCATTGATGACTTTTGTAAGCTTGTTGATGAAGGCCAACTGCATACACGGGCCTGGGTGCTGCAAGAAAGAGCGCTTTCTCGCCGAACTATCTATTTCACTGCACAACAGACATACTGGGAATGTGGAAGGGGAGTTCGTTGCGAGAATTTTACCACATTAAGATG TCCCACTACTAGATTATATCTACTTGACTCACGGTTTCCTGAGCGGCTCGTACTCGCAGGTTATAAAACGGCAGCCTTATTTCTCCAAGAGCTTATCACTGACTACTCTCGTCGTGATCTTACCTTTCCGAAAAAGGATAAGGTAGTTGCATTTTCCGGCATAGCTGAACGTATTAAGGAAGTTCTAGCTACTGAATTCAGATACGGTGTCtttcattgctttctttctcggctCCTCTTGTGGAAGCGGGCTGGAATGGAGAGTGATCAAATTTTTTACGACAATGATTATGTGCCGTCGTGGTCTTGGATGCGCTATAACGGTAAAATTGACTTTCTGACACAGTCGGCTCTTCAAGTCCCAAGGAACGAAAGCCTAAGCTTTGACAACTCCGAGCGCGGCATCAATATCGAAGTTCGACAACTTGAAGATTGTTATACGCGAGAAAGGGACGGAGAGCATATAATATTCAGCAAGGCAAAGAGGGTCGAAGTTATGAAGGGAGTCGAAGTCGGCATCCTACATTTCGACATGGGTTCGACGGCCGAGGTTGAGTCTCGAAACTGTGTCGTCATTGCAATGAGTCAAGATGACGATAAGGATGACCCTAACAAGGAATACTATATACTTGCCGTACAAAGAACGTCGGGAGAGGAGGAGTATGAAAGGCTGGGAGTTGGGCGAGTGCGAGCATGCTACGTCTCGAAAGGAAGTACTTCTGGGAAGCTTCTGTGA
- a CDS encoding uncharacterized protein (predicted protein) → MGKFLHVLMRRQNGAKTRSREKRITQNDAPKNIPPAGVYQAVSQNFKMDLPPGTLQTDIDQMVFKSDWTLNPQWEVRLLGVKTKRGWEYVFRHRGTGKEYDEVDLLRYRHSWADMSEKQRQERLAKGTSPYLGGGGGIRRG, encoded by the exons ATGGGGAAATTTCTGCACGTCCTGATGC GACGACAAAACGGTGCTAAAACGAGAAGTCGTGAAAAGCGAATAACGCAAAACGATGCTCCAAAGAATATCCCTCCAGCAGGAGTTTATCAGGCTGTCTCACAAAACTTCAAGATGGATTTGCCTCCTGGAACGTTGCAGACTGATATAGATCAGATGGTCTTCAAGTCAGATTGGACATTAAACCCACAGTGGGAAGTCCGACTGCTTGGAGTAAAGACAAAGCGTGGCTGGGAGTATGTATTCAGGCATAGAGGGACTGGTAAAGAGTATGATGAAGTGGATCTGCTCCGTTATCGCCATTCTTGGGCGGACATGAGTGAAAAACAACGACAAGAGAGATTAGCTAAAGGAACTTCCCCATATCtgggagggggaggcgggATCCGAAGAGGATAG